A genomic window from Lycium barbarum isolate Lr01 chromosome 4, ASM1917538v2, whole genome shotgun sequence includes:
- the LOC132637963 gene encoding uncharacterized protein LOC132637963 → MTRFSFGDEEFIEEEEKEFVNDVSESILDDEEITEEEEFEVDISENSETRTRTYDTYGYGDEEDEEINEEEEEENYNELVDHQDMSEYLETRTYYYDLVMDIDVNEGDPNVDNEEQEICAICLLEYKDENTIGTLQCGDKFHAGCIKKWLQRKKSCPFCRASVLPLH, encoded by the exons ATGACTCGCTTTTCGTTTGGGGATGAAGAATTTATAGAAGAAGAGGAAAAGGAATTTGTGAATGACGTATCCGAGTCGATTCTTGATGATGAAGAAATTACAGAAGAAGAAGAGTTTGAAGTTGACATATCTGAGAATTCggaaacaagaacaagaacatA TGATACGTATGGCTATGgtgatgaagaagatgaagaaataaatgaagaggaggaggaagagaACTATAATGAGTTGGTGGATCATCAAGACATGTCTGAATACTTGGAAACAAGAACATATTATTATGATCTTGTTATGGATATAGATGTTAATGAAGGTGATCCAAATGTTGATAATGAGGAACAAGAAATATGTGCTATTTGTTTACTTGAATATAAAGATGAAAACACCATTGGCACACTACAATGTGGCGATAAATTTCATGCTGGATGCATCAAGAAGTGGTTACAGAGGAAAAAATCATGTCCTTTTTGTAGAGCTTCAGTTTTGCCCCTACATTAG
- the LOC132638763 gene encoding uncharacterized protein LOC132638763, translating to MDKVDSVNQSNIGENDKQQTLCENSSCDDFSDSEADLADDVLVDTHGKRNQSYLEERELLSAEIKRKMVDIEGDSDCVDSEDTESLDSDSETESFNFPQYNPKTDGDNPVLGLEYVFETKDFKNAVETHEIKNGKYIRWDRNDSIRMEAMCIHHPECKWKIKASIMQRDKAFQIRTYDPTHTCKEWHHENRTITSSFIARKYFKEVGSNRNWRVAEFRDRVSVELKAHVTLSQAKRAKMKAIALIDGDIKDQYKMMWDYCNEIDRTNPGSTIYMKLTDNEVPNEPQRFQRIYTYFTACKLGFRAGCRKIVGVDGCWLKGPMYGTQLLSAVGIDGNNNIFPVAYAIVEKESKETWAWFLNHLAADLYIHEIG from the coding sequence ATGGACAAAGTGGATTCAGTAAATCAATCAAATATTGGAGAAAATGACAAACAACAGACTTTGTGTGAAAATTCATCATGTGATGATTTTAGTGACTCGGAAGCTGATTTAGCTGATGATGTTCTAGTTGATACACATGGGAAGAGGAATCAAAGCTATCTGGAAGAGAGAGAGCTCCTTAGTGCTGAAATAAAGAGAAAGATGGTTGATATAGAGGGGGATTCTGATTGTGTTGATTCTGAAGACACGGAGAGTTTGGATAGTGATTCTGAAACTGAAAGTTTCAACTTTCCTCAGTACAATCCAAAGACCGATGGAGATAACCCAGTATTAGGTCTAGAATATGTCTTTGAGACAAAGGACTTTAAAAATGCTGTAGAAACTCATGAGATTAAGAATGGAAAGTATATCCGATGGGACAGGAATGATAGTATAAGAATGGAGGCAATGTGCATACACCATCCAGAATGCAAATGGAAAATCAAGGCTTCTATAATGCAAAGAGATAAGGCTTTCCAGATTAGAACATACGATCCTACACATACTTGTAAGGAGTGGCATCATGAAAATAGAACGATCACTTCATCTTTCATTGCAAGAAAGTACTTCAAAGAAGTTGGATCAAACAGGAATTGGAGAGTGGCGGAATTCAGGGATAGGGTAAGTGTTGAACTAAAAGCTCATGTGACGTTATCTCAAGCTAAACGAGCTAAGATGAAAGCGATTGCATTAATTGACGGTGATATTAAAGATCAATATAAAATGATGTGGGACTATTGCAATGAAATTGATAGAACAAATCCAGGCAGCACGATTTACATGAAGCTCACTGATAATGAGGTCCCCAATGAGCCACAGAGATTTCAGAGAATATATACTTATTTTACTGCTTGTAAGCTTGGCTTTAGAGCGGGTTGTAGAAAAATTGTAGGTGTGGATGGATGTTGGTTGAAGGGTCCAATGTATGGGACTCAGTTGTTATCTGCAGTTGGCATCGATGGTAACAACAATATATTTCCTGTTGCCTACGCAATTGTAGAAAAGGAAAGCAAAGAGACATGGGCCTGGTTTTTGAATCATTTAGCTGCTGATTTGTATATACATGAGATTGGTTAG